A stretch of the Acyrthosiphon pisum isolate AL4f chromosome A2, pea_aphid_22Mar2018_4r6ur, whole genome shotgun sequence genome encodes the following:
- the LOC103310379 gene encoding homeobox protein Nkx-2.6 — protein sequence MCFGFDFIEHNIFIVNLRVSDDLKFHDIEYRRRIELLGNGDFIFNRTGDHRSALSRFLRTHSERPLHIQQRKKRSRAAFSHTQVFELERRFNQQRYLSGPERADLAHSLKLTETQVKIWFQNRRYKTKRKQLQVPSGGGGGGGGSPPAKRVAVKVLVRDDECPKEATHQMSPEAYHRQSSRHAAQGAVAVAAAAAAAAAAAASGDYRMQQLLQQQLHHHRSHLHHQRLHRGGAEHAPVGHLHHQPTFGNGLHHFPPGAVAASGAAPYYCYEYGPVVAAYLQHDPGSRVSSTTTTDELQDTSDAGSECSINVIDECPTSTTVSE from the exons ATGTGTTTTGGGTTTG ACttcattgaacataatatatttatagttaatttacgTGTTTCAGATGATCTTAAGTTCCATGATATCGAATACCGGAGGAGAATCGAACTTTTGGGTAACGGGGACTTTATATTTAACCGGACGGGAGACCACCGGAGTGCACTTTCACGATTCCTGCGGACTCACAGTGAGAGGCCACTGCACATACAACAACGCAAAAAACGGTCTAGAGCAGCTTTCTCTCACACCCAG GTGTTCGAGTTGGAACGGCGGTTCAACCAGCAGCGTTACCTGTCGGGCCCGGAACGTGCTGACCTGGCCCACTCATTGAAGCTGACCGAGACTCAGGTGAAGATATGGTTCCAGAACAGGCGATACAAGACCAAACGCAAGCAGCTGCAAGTTCCGTCCGGGGGTGGTGGAGGTGGTGGAGGTAGTCCACCTGCCAAAAGAGTGGCGGTAAAAGTCCTGGTCCGCGACGACGAGTGTCCCAAAGAGGCCACGCACCAGATGTCGCCCGAGGCCTATCACCGTCAGTCGTCCAGACACGCAGCCCAGGGTGCCGTGGCAGTGGCGGCGGCTGCTGCAGCGGCTGCGGCGGCGGCTGCTAGTGGTGATTACCGAATGCAGCAGCTTTTGCAACAGCAATTGCACCATCACCGAAGCCACTTACACCATCAACGCCTCCACCGTGGAGGTGCTGAACACGCCCCGGTCGGTCACTTGCACCACCAGCCCACTTTCGGCAACGGGTTGCATCATTTTCCTCCGGGCGCCGTCGCCGCTTCCGGCGCTGCCCCGTACTACTGTTACGAGTACGGACCGGTAGTGGCGGCGTACCTTCAACACGACCCCGGCAGTCGGGTGTCGTCCACGACCACGACCGACGAGCTGCAAGACACGTCCGACGCCGGAAGTGAGTGTTCAATAAACGTCATTGACGAGTGTCCAACGTCCACGACGGTCTCCGAGTGA